The window ATTATTTTTATCACCTCATGATGGTGTAACAGGAATTAATACAGGTTATCAAGATTTAAATAAAAAAACATCAGGATTACAACGTTCTGAACTTATTATTATTGCAGCTAGGCCTTCAATGGGAAAAACAACATTTGCAATGAATCTATGTGAGAATGCCGCCATGCTTTATGATAAACCTGTATTAATATTTAGTTTAGAAATGCCTGGAGAACAAATTATGATGCGCATGTTGGCATCTTTATCTAGAGTCAATCAAGCGCGAATTCGCACTGGACAATTAAATGATGAAGATTGGGCTCGTATATCTGGTACCATTAACATACTTTTGAAAAAAAAGAATATCTACATTGATGATTCTTCAGCACTAACTCCTAGTGAAGTCCGTTCAAGAGCACGTCGTATTTATCGTGAAAATAATGGATTAACTTTAATTATGGTAGATTATTTACAATTAATGAGAGTGCCTTCTTTATCTGAAAATCGTACACTTGAAATTGCGGAAATATCTAGAACATTAAAAGCATTGGCTAAAGAACTGCAAGTTCCAGTAATAGCACTATCACAACTTAATCGGTCTTTAGAACAGAGATCTGATAAAAGACCAGTAAATTCAGACTTACGTGAATCAGGATCTTTAGAACAAGATGCAGATTTAATAATGTTTATATACCGCGATGAAATTTATAATGAAAATAGTGATCTTAAAGGAATAGCAGAAATTATAATAGGAAAGCAGAGGAATGGACCTATTGGGACAGTATGTTTAACTTTTAATGGACATTGGTCTAGATTTGATAACTATTCTGGTCATAAATACGATTAAATGTTAATATTCTTTTAAAATTTTCAAATAATTTAAAAATAAAATGTAAATTATAATTATCAAAAAATATTTTTTTAATTATTTAATAATAAAAAATTAATTCTTTTTTAGATAGATCATTTAAATATTAAAAACTATTCAATTTTATAAAAAAAAATTTTATAAAAATAAGTTTATCAATATATTTTAAAAAAATAATTAAAATAATATTATTTTAGATCTAAATATATAAATGTTTTACTGATTTTACTTAACTGAAAAAATTATTATCTACTCATAAAAAATCATTCAATTACTAAGATAAAATACATGTACAAAAAAACAAATTTAAAAATCGGAATATTAATGGATTCTATTGAATCGATTAATATTAAAAAAGATTCAAGTTTTGCTATTTTGCTGGAGTCTCAAAAAAGAAATCATGCCATTTACTATATGGAAATGAATGATATTTTTTTAAAAAAAGGACATCCATATGCAAGAACTCGTTTAATAAAATTAAAAAAAAATATAAAAAAATGGCATGAATTCATTAAAGAAGAAAATATTCCTTTAAGCGAATTAGATGTGATTTTAATGCGGAAAGATCCTCCATTTGATACTGAATTTATTTATGCAACATATATTCTAGAACGTGCAGAAGAAACAGGTGTTTTAATAATAAATAAACCTCAAAGTTTACGAGATTGTAATGAAAAAATGTTCATATCATGGTTTTCTGATTTAACTCCTGATACTTTAGTTACAAGAAATGTTTTTGAAATACATAAATTTTGGAAAAAACATCAAGACATTATAATAAAACCATTAGATAAAATGGGAGGAGCTAGTATCTTTCGCATCAAAAAACATGATCCTAACTTTTCAGTTATTATTGAAACAATGACAAAATATGGAAAAAAATATTGCATGATTCAAAATTATTTACCAGAAATAAAATTTGGTGATAAAAGAATTTTAATTGTTAATGGAAAACCCATTCCTTGGTGTGTAGCTAGAATTGCACCAACTGGAGAAACAAGAGCTAATTTAGCACTAGGAGGAAAAGGAAAAATACAGTCATTAAGTGAAATGGACTGGAAAATAGCAAATTATTTATCTCCTATCTTGAAAAAAAAAGGGTTAATTTTTGTTGGATTAGATGTAATAGGTAATAAACTAACAGAAATTAATGTTACAAGTCCAACGTGTATTTGTGAAATTGAATCAGCAAAAAATATTTCTATTACTGGAATGTTGTTAGATTATATTGAAAAAAAAATATTACATTAGAGATCATAAAATGATAGCACTTGCATTTGATTTTGGCATAAAAAAAATTGGAGTAGCTGTAGGAGAAAGTATAACTAAAAAAGGAAGACCTTTAAACGTTTTAAAAGCTCAAAATGGTGATCCAAATTGGAATATTCTAAATAATTTAATTCAATATTGGCAACCTAAATTCATAATAGTAGGTCTGCCATTAAATATAAATGGAACCAAACAAAACATGACTAATAAGTCAGAAAAGTTTGCTAATTTATTGAAATGTAATTTTAATGTTACTGTACAAATGCATGACGAACGTTTGACTACTGTGGAAGCGAAATCAATAATATTTAAAAGAGATGGTTTTAAAGGATTAAAAACAGAAAAAATTCATTCTTTTGCTGCTACAATTATATTAGAAAGTTGGTTTAGTCAAAATTTTTTTTAAAATATAGTCATTTAAAAAAATATTTATAAGAGAATAATATGAAAAAAATTTGTTGCAATTATCAATTTATAAAAAAAAAAATACAAGATATTATCAAGGATAATAATCTTCCGTTAAAAAAAATAAAAATAATAGCCGTAAGTAAAAATCAAAATATTAATACTATTGAACAAGCAATATTATCAGGAATTAATAATTTCGGAGAAAATTATCTGCAAGAAAGCATTTTTAAAATAAAAAAATTACAGCAATATAAACATATTAAATGGCATTTTATTGGGAAAATACAGTCTAATAAAACTAAAAAAATTGCGCAAAATTTTTCTTGGTGTCAAACAATTGATCGAGAAAAAATAGCTATCCTATTAAATAAATTTAGACCAAAAAATTTGCTTCCAATAAATGTATTAATACAAATTAACTATGATAAAAAATCAACAAAAAATGATATTGATACAGATCAATTTCAAAAACTAGCAAAAATAATTTCTTTAATGCCTAACTTAAATTTAAGAGGAATTATGGCAATGCCTTTAATGAAAAACAATATCATTGCAAATAATCTTCAATATGAAAAAATAAAAATTATATTTAATCAATTAAAAAGAAAATATTCTTCCGTTGATACTTTATCATTGGGCACTAGTCTTGATATAAAAGAATCATTATTCGCTACAAGTAACATGATAAGAATTGGACGTGATATTTTTAATAGATAAATATTTATTTTTTTTTAAATTTAATCTAAAAAAGATGAAATTAATATTATGTTTAAATTGCCTTCCATTAGTCTATATATTCATATTCCTTGGTGTTTAAAAAAATGTGGATATTGTGATTTTTATTCATATGTTAGCAAAGACAGTATTCCCGAAAAAAAATATATCGAACATTTATTGAAAGATTTTGAAAAAGATTTACATTTAATTAATGATAGAAAGATAAGTACTATTTTTATTGGAGGTGGAACACCTAGTTTATTGCAGAGCAACTCTATAAAAAAACTAATACATGGTATAAAAATAAGAAACATGATTTCTAAAAATGCAGAAATCAGCATAGAAGCTAATCCTAAAACTTTAGAATATCAACGTTTTATGCATTATAAAGATGCTGGTGTTAATCGTTTTTCTCTAGGTGTCCAAACGTTTAATTCAAATTTATTAAAAAAAATAGAACGTACATATACTTCAAAAGAAGTAATAAGTGCAGTTATAGAATCAAAGAAAGTTAATGATAATTTAAATTTAGATTTAATTTATGGTTTACCTGATCAATCACTAGAAGATGCATTATTAGATTTACAATATGCTATTAAATATAATCCATCCCATATATCATGGTATCAACTAACTATAGAACCTAACACCTCATTTTATGCAAAAAAAATAAAATTGCCTCATGAAAACATAATATTTAACATGTTAATTGAAGGAGATAAATTATTAGAAAAATCAGGATACAAAAAATATGAAATATCTTCATATTCAAAACTCAATTATCAATGTCAACATAATCTTAATTATTGGAATTTTGGTGATTATATAGGGATAGGTTGCGGCGCTCATGGAAAAATCACTCAAAAAAATGGGAAAATTATTCGAACTATTAAAAACAAAAATATAAATGATTTTTTAAGTGGAAATTACCTTAATTCTATATTTACGGTATCTAAAAGAGATAAAATATTTGAATATTTTATGAACGTTTTTAGACTTTATCAACCAGTTTACAAGAAACATTTTCGAGAACAAACTAATTTAAATGAAAGTTTAATAAAAAAAAATATTCAAATAGCAATACAAGAAGGATTTTTAATTAATGAACTCGATTTTTGGCATACAACAAAAAAAGGGAAAAATTTTTTAAATTTGCTATTAGAAATATTTTTAAACTAGACCTATAAGTCTATTGTTTCAATTGAAACATTAAATCAAAAATTTTATTACCTTGCAGGTATCCTTTTTGTTCAAATTTAGTTACAATACGTGAAATAGGACGTGTAATAAAATTATTTTCTTTAGATAAATTTTTGTAATTTTTAATATTTTTGATTTCATTTAGTATGTAGAAAGCATATGATTCTGAATCAGTAGCAATATGTAATATACCATTTATTATTAATTTTTTCGCAATTATTTTTAAAAAATCATTTTTTAAAAGCCTTCTCTTATGATGGCGTTTTTTATGCCAAGGGTCTGGAAAAAAAATTTGTATAGTCGATAAAGTATGGTCTAAAATCATATTATGCATAACTTCAATTGCATCATAATAAATAATCCTTAAATTTTGAATCTTATAAGCAGATGCAAAATTTAAACAAGACCCTATTCCTGATTTATAAACCTCTATTCCTAAAAAGTTCTTATTAGGAAAATTTATCGCATCTTTCACTAAAGACTCTCCTGATCCAAAACCAATTTCTAATACAACTGGAGCATAACAATTAAATATAGATGATAAATTTAATGGTCTTAATTGAAAATCAATACCAATAAAAGGCCAATATTTTTGAATTGCACTTAATTGAGCTCTAGTAATACGACCTTTTCTGGACACAAAACTACGGATTTGACGTAAAAAGATACCATTAGGATTATGCCTTGGAGTCAGAATATTATCTTTCATATTTTATTTAGCATCTTATTTAAAATTGATTAAAATATTTTATCTAAAAAATATTTTTGTATTAATATTTTTTTTAAAATACACTTATAATTTTTTGTAAAAAATGGTTTATATTATAATGACAAAATATATTTTTTCACAATTAGTTTTAAACTGGTACCATAAACATGGTAGAAAAGATTTGCCATGGCAAAAAAATAAAACGTTGTATATAGTCTGGATATCTGAAATAATGTTACAGCAAACAACAGTAAAATCCGTCATTCCTTATTTTAAAAAGTTTATGTTAAACTTTCCAAATATAAAATCTTTGAGCGATAGTAAATTAGATGATATTTTATATATATGGAGCGGTCTGGGCTATTATAGAAGAGCTCAAAATATTTATAAATCCGCACAAATAATTACAGAAAAATATAAAGGAATCTTTCCTAATCAATTTTTAGATATTATCAAATTGCCTGGCATAGGAAGATCTACAGCGGGAGCTATTTTATCTTTATCGTTAAATTTTTATTATCCTATTTTAGATGGGAATGTAAAAAGAATTTTAATTCGTTATTATGGAATAACAAGATTTTTAAAAGACAAAAAAACAGAAAAAATATTATGGAATATAACTGAATCAGTTACACCAATACATAACACCGGCAAATTTAATCAGGGAATGATGGATATAGGTTCATCAATTTGCACGTTTAAAAAACCCAAATGTATAATTTGTCCATTAAATAAGGAATGCATTGCTAAAATAACACAAAAATGGGAAAAATACCCTTTAAAAAATATAAAAAAAATATATCCTGAAAAAATCGCTTGGTTTATTATTATCAAATATAAAAATAGTATTTTGCTAAAAAAAAATATAGAACAAGAAATTTGGAAAAATTTATTTTGTTTTCCAAAATTTAATAACAAAAAAACAGCTTTGAATTGGTTAAAAGAAAAAGAAATAAATATAAATAAATATAAAAATATGATATCATTTTTTCATAAATTTAGTCATTTTATTTTACATATTCATCCAATTTTAATTACAATACCCTATATTCCGGAATTTTTAAAAACAAATGAAAAAAATATTTGGTACAACTTTAAAAATCCTCAACGTATAGGATTACCTCGACCAATCGAGAAAATACTTGAATCCTTGAAAAAAGATATTTTTTAAAAAAGGAATATTAAAATAATGAAACGTATCATTTTTTGTATGTTTTTAAAAAAAAAATCTATTGGTCAAGATTTTCAATCTTATCCAGGTGAATTAGGTGAAAAAATATATAATCATATCTCAAAAAAAGCATGGAAAAAATGGCTGGAGAAACAGACTATTTTAATTAATGAAAAAAATCTTAATATGTTAATATTAGAAGACCGTAAAAAACTTGAAGAGTATATGAAAGCATTTTTATTCAAAAATAAAAATATTATATAGTAACAATTTACGTAAAATTTTAAATATTTAAAATTTTTTTCTAATATCTATTACTCACTTTATAAAAAAATTCGAACAGTGCTTATACTTGATTCTGGAGTCGGCGGACTATCTGTCTTAAAAAATATAAAAAAAAATCTACCAAAAATTAATTATGTTTATATGCTAGATAATGAAGCGTTTCCCTATGGAAATAAAACGGAATGGTTTATACTTCAAAGAAGTATAAAAATAATCAATACAATAAAAAAAATTTATCCTATTACTATAGTTGTTATTGCTTGTAATACAGTAAGTACTGTAGCTCTGTCTATTTTAAGAAATAAATTTAACTTGCCCATTATTGGGATATTTCCTGCTATAGAAACTGCGGAAAAGATTACTAAAAATAAAATTATTGGTTTAATAGCTACTCAAGCAACAATTAATTCTTTTTACACCAAAAACAAAATACAAAAAAATTCTTCTAATACTATAAAAATAATAAGTACAAATAAATTAGCTTTAATAGCTGAAAAAAAAATTCGGGGTACTACAGTTTCACAAATACAATTGAAAAATATTTTTAAACCATGGATAAATCTTTCAATATGTCCAGATACTGTTATCTTAGGTTGTACTCATTTCTCGTTATTAAGAGAAGAAATAAAAAAAATACTATGTGTAAAATCATCAATTTATTTTATTGATTCGATAAACATAATTACATATCAAGTTAAAAATTATCTCAATCAATCTGAAATTAAGTTAAATATAAAGAAAAATATTTTTTTATATTCAAAAAAGAATGATAATTTTAAAAAATTATTAGTTTTTTTAAAAAAATATCAATTTGAAATAATTGAATATATTAATTTAAATTAAAATCTTTAAAAAATAGTTTCTTATATTTTTTTAAAACATAATCTAATAATTTTTTCAATAATATTACTTTTTCTAAATCATTAGAATATTTTTTTAATAAGGATTGAATTTTTTTTTGATATTCTTCTAAAAATCTTGAATTGAAAAAATGTATGCAATGTTTTAACCACATTTCTTTTTCATCTTTATCTAGCGTGTTAAAAAAATTACGAGCACGATAACGAAAAAATATATTTTTTAAACGAGAGTCATGGAAATCAAAATTAGTATTTTTTAAAAAAACTGGTTCAGTATTCCTTATAATTTTTATAATTTTTTTATCATGCGTATCAAAAAAAGAACTGTATATTTCTAAATCAACATTAAAATTTTTTTTAAAAACTTTTTCCCTAGAAAAAATAACTTGAATATTTTTAATAAAAAAATCATTTTCTCTTATTAAATCAACATTTTTATAAAAAAAAGAAGTCTCAATATTTAATCGAATATAATCTTGTTCTCGCATTGTTTTAATTGGTGCTAATATAGGACAACGATTCAAGTACAAAAAAACTATTCCTAAATTAAATAAATTTTTAATAAAAATATCATCAAAAGATATTTTTTTACAAATATGTATTAATTCTCTAACATCTTTAAATAAATCAACCGCAATGACTATATTGCTATTATTTTTATCCCATAGTATGGGAAGTATAAAACTCATATTATGACGAATAGCACCAAAATGACTAGAAATATAAATTATTGGTTGAAATTTTTTTAAGTCAATCAATTTACATATATGATTTTTTTTCCTTATTTTAAAGAAAAAATTAAAAAGTCTAGGTTGTTTTTTCTTAATAAGTTTTGCTATTTCAATGGTTGCATATACATCTGAAAGAGCATCATGTGCATTTAAATGTGCAATTTTATTTATTTCTGTTAAATCAGATAGTTTAAAACTTGGTAAACCTGATTTATTTTTAGGCCATTTTATACCACTAGGTCGCAATACATAACATGCTCGCAGTAGATTTAATAGATCCCAACGAGAATTTCCATTTTTCCAGCTCCATTCATAAGGATCAAAAAAATTCCTATAAAATATATTTCTTGTGATTTCATCATCAAAATTAATATTATTATAACCAAGAATACAAGTGTTAGATTCTATTAAAATATTATATATTTTTTTAGAAAAATTATATTCATTAGTTCCATTTTTTTCTGTATATTGAGGGGTAATATGAGTAATTAAAACAGATTGAGGATCGGGTAAATAATCATCTGGAGGAAAACAATAAAAATACCGCGGTTTATCTATTACGTTTAAATTCATATCTGTTCTAACACATGCAAATTGAGCAGGTTTATCTAAAGCTGGATGTATACCAAAAGTTTCATAATCATAAAACAAAAAAGTAGGCATATTTTTTTTAAATTGCATCATTTTCTAATTTTAATAAAATAATTAAATAAAATGTTAAACTTTCAAAAAATTAAATCAACCAATAAAAATTGAATGAAAATATAAAAAGGCTTCTTAATATGTCAGATACAAAAAAATCGTTTAAAAATGTATTAGAATTTGTACATAAATTTAGAAGAAAAAATAAAATTAAAAGAGAAATAAGTGATATTGAAAAAAAAATAAGAGATAACCAAAAAAGAATATTACTATTAGATAATCTTAGCCAATATATTACTTCAGACATGAATTATGAAGAAATTAAGAAGATAATTTTCATGATGAAAAGTGATTATGAAGATAGAATAGATGATTATATTGTTAAAAACGCAGAATTATCTCAAGAAAAAAGAAATTTGTCAAAAGAATTAAAATTAATTATTAATTAGAAATATTTTTCTCCTCCGACTGGATTCGAACCAGTGACATACGGATTAACAGTCCGCCGTTCTACCAACTGAACTACAGAGGAAAATAAGAATATATATATCAAAATTTTTTATATTTGTCAAATATATATAAAAAAATATTTAAAAAAATATAAAAATTTTAAAAGAGTTCTAGATTATTAGAAAAAATTGATTTATAGTATGAGGGTAAGAAAAATGGCCCTTTAGCTCAGTGGTAAGAGCAGGCGACTCATAATCGCTTGGTCGCTGGTTCAAATCCAGCAAGGGCCATCAAGAAAAAATAAAATTAACTTTTTCTCTATATTTTATCTAATAAAAATAAAATCATGCTTAATTTTTAATATTAATTCAAGTGATTAATATGTGAAATTCTATTCTAAATTTTTACAATTAATTAGGATTTAATTTTTATGGACTGGAAAAAAGAATTTATTGATTTTTCATTTAAAAAACAAGCATTAAAATTTGGAATTTTTAAACTAAAATCAGGACGAACTAGCCCTTATTTTTTTAATTCAGGCTTACTATCTACAGGCACAGACATTATTAAAATCGGTTTATTTTATGCTCATTCTATAGTAGATTCAAAAATAGAATTTGACATGTTATTTGGTCCAGCATATAAAGGTATTCCTATAGCTGTAGCTACTTCTATAGCGTTAAAAAGTCACTATAATTTAAATATACCATATTCTTTTAATAGAAAAGAAAAAAAAACATACGGAGAAAAAGGAGATTTAATTGGAGAGAAAATAAATAAAAAAAGAATTATTATTTTAGATGATGTAATCACATCAGGAACTGCAATACATAATTCAATTGAAATTATTGAAAAAAAAGGAGCAAAAATTTCTTCTGTATTTGTACTTTTAGATCGTAAAGAAAAAGGAAAAAGAAATTTATATACCATTAATCATCTCACAAATAAAAAAAGTTATAAAATTACTTCCATAATAACCATTGAAGATTTAATATCTTATTTACTAGAAGATAAAAAATTAAAAAAACATATACCTGAATTAATAAAATATCGTGAAAAATATGGAATTTAAAAATGTTTTTTCTTAGATAAGACCAGAGTGACCAAAACCTTTTTCTGAACGGAAAGTTTTATTAAATTCTTTTACCAAAGAAAAACATGGTCGAATAATTGGAATAAATATTATTTGTGCCACTCTATCATTTGGATTTATATAAAAATCTTTATTGCTACGATTCCAGAGTGATATCATTAATTGACCTTGATAATCAGAATCAATTAAACCAACTAAATTACCTAAAACAATACCTTTTTTATGACCTAGTCCAGATCTAGGTAAAATTAATGCTGTAATATTAGGATCTGCAATATATATTGCCAATCCAGTTGGCACTAAAATAGTTTTTTGAGACTGCAATTTAATTTTTTTTTCTAAACAAGCTCTGAGATCTAGTCCAGACGATCCTGATGTCGCATATGAAGGCAAAGAAAAATTTTTCTTTATACGTGAATCTAAAATTTTTATTTCAATATTGTTCATAATAAAATTATATATTTTTTGAAAGATGAATGTTAAACGAAAAATTATAATACAGATACACAAAAACCAGAATTGATAAAAGAAGAACGAGAAGATAATGAATAACTTAAATTCTCACCCGTCCATGTTTTGACTTTTCCACCAGCAGCAGTAACAATGGCATGACCAGCAGCAGTATCCCATATATGAGTATTCCCAAATCGCGGATAAATTTGAGCAGTTCCTTCTGCTATTAAGCAGAATTTTAATGACGAACCTAATTTTTTTAACTTATAGTTTTTTATGTCTTTTAAGTAATTTTTTAATTCTTTATCAGAATGGGACCGACTAGTAATTAATAATGGAATTTTTGATTGAGAAACATTAATTTTTTCTTTTAAACCTAATCGTCTTTCTTTCCAAGCATGATTCGAAAATGAAGAATATAAAATATCAAAAAAAGGAGCATATATTACTCCTAGAACAGGAGATCCATTTTTAATTAAACTAATATTTACTGTAAATTCACCATTTTTTTTTAAAAATTCTTTAGTTCCATCTAAGGGATCAATTAACCAGTAATTTTTCCAATGACGACAAATTTTAAAATCATATGATTCTTCTTCAGAAATGATTGGAAATTCGGGAGAAATAGATAGAAGGCCTCTTTTAATTATATTATTAACTGTATAATCAACATTGGTTATAGGAGTATCATCTACTTTATAAGAAACGTTTATAAATTTTTCAGAATTGTAAAAATTCATAATACAACTACCGGCACGACGTGCCAATTCACAAATTTTATCTAACATTTTACGCCATATTTTTAAAGGTATTAGAAAAAAAAATTAATTAAATTAATTTTTTGAAATTATATTAACTATAAAATTAATAGAAACTTTGACATGTGGTTGAAAAATAACTACGTGCTCACCAACTTGACGAAGCAAACCGTTAGGCAATCGAATTTCTTTTTTATTGATTTTTATACCTAACAATGTAATTTCTTTAATAATATCTCTAACACCTACGGAACCAAATATCTTACCTTCTTTTCCAACTTTAGATGAAATAGTTATAGAACTTATTTTTTTTAATTTTTCAGCCCTGGATTCAGCTATAAGAAATTTACTAATATTTTCTTGTTCTAAAGCGAGACGTTGAGCTTCAAAAGATTCAATATTTTTTTTATTAGCTACAATAGCTTTTCCTTTTGGAATTAAAAAATTTCTTGCATAACCAGATTTTACATTTATAACTGAACCTGAATCACCTAATTTTTGAATTTTAGATAAAAGTATAACTTCCATAATTTATTATTCTCCTTTTTTTTATAATATAAAAATTAAATTATTTTAACGATGTTGATCAGTATATGGTAATAAAGCAAGATAACGTGCTCGTTTAATAGCTCTAGATAATTGTCTTTGATATTTTGCTCTAGTACCAGTAATTCGACTCGGAACGATTTTGCCACTTTCTGTGATATAATTTTTTAAAATAGCGATGTCTTTATAATCTATTTCTTGAATACCTTCTGCAGTAAATCGACAAAATTTTCTACGACGAAAGTAACGTGCCATTTTTTTCTCCAAAAATCATTACAAATGATAAAATTTTTTATATGATTTTTTTATAAAATATATTACAAAGTTCAAGTTTAATTAAGAATTTTTTTTAAACATAGTAGAATATACTAAACTATTTTTTTTCTTTTTTATCATCTTTTAATTTTAAAATAGGAGATGATTCAACTATTGCTTTTTTCATAGACATAATCATATTGCGAAGGATTGTATTATCAAAACGGAATTCTGTTGCTAGAAGAGTTATGGTTTTAGGAAAGACTTCTATGTTCATTAAAATATAATGTGCTTTTTGCAATTTATTTATTGAATACGATAATTGACGTCTACCCCAATCTTCTAAACGGTGTATGATTCCGCCGTCATTGCTGATAATTTTTTTATATTTTTCAAGTAATAATGATATTTTTTCGCTATGATCAGGATGAACCATAAATATTATTTCATAATGACGCATTACGATGCTCCTTCTGGTTTATTTAGCTTCCTTACAAGATAATTTTATAAATATTTTTTAAGGAAGCAAGGAACTTTTATAAATATTAAAAATAATTAATCTATATAGTAATTTACTTATTTAAAAAAATCAATACTATTTCATAGTTTTAAAAACAAAAATTATTAGGATTTATACAAAGATAATTCTATTTTCCTTTCGTGTAAATTAACAGAAATTACTTTAACTTGTAAAGTATCGCCAAGACAATAAATATTCTTGCTAGATCTGCCAATCAATTTAAGTTTTAAGGAATCAAAATAATAATAGTCATCATCTAAAGAAGCTATATGAACTAACCCATCAATAAAGAATTGATTTAAACGAACAAAAAAACCAAATGAAGTCACATTAGAAATAACACCATTTAATATATGACCAATCTTTTTATGCATAAAATCACATTTTAACCAATCAACTACATCTCTATTTGCCTCATCTGCACGTCTTTCAGTTATAGAACAATGTGCTCCTATTTTTTTCATTTCACTTGTACTATATAAGTAAGAACCATCGAAATTATAATGACCGATAGATATGTTTTCATTTTTCACTAATAAATATTTTATAACTCTATGTAATATCAAATCAGGATAACGTCTAATAGGTGAAGTAAAATGAACATAACTGGACAAAGATAAACCAAAATGACCACGATTATCTGGAGAATATACAGCTTGTTTCATAGAACGTAATAACATTGTTTGAATCATTTCATATTCAGGACGGTCAGAAACATGTTTTAATAAATTTGAATAATGAGTAGATTCTGGAATATCTCCTCCTGATAATGTTAATCCTAATTCATTTAAAAATA is drawn from Buchnera aphidicola (Macrosiphum gaurae) and contains these coding sequences:
- the rplI gene encoding 50S ribosomal protein L9, with translation MEVILLSKIQKLGDSGSVINVKSGYARNFLIPKGKAIVANKKNIESFEAQRLALEQENISKFLIAESRAEKLKKISSITISSKVGKEGKIFGSVGVRDIIKEITLLGIKINKKEIRLPNGLLRQVGEHVVIFQPHVKVSINFIVNIISKN
- the rpsF gene encoding 30S ribosomal protein S6 gives rise to the protein MRHYEIIFMVHPDHSEKISLLLEKYKKIISNDGGIIHRLEDWGRRQLSYSINKLQKAHYILMNIEVFPKTITLLATEFRFDNTILRNMIMSMKKAIVESSPILKLKDDKKEKK
- the rpsR gene encoding 30S ribosomal protein S18 — its product is MARYFRRRKFCRFTAEGIQEIDYKDIAILKNYITESGKIVPSRITGTRAKYQRQLSRAIKRARYLALLPYTDQHR